The Alnus glutinosa chromosome 3, dhAlnGlut1.1, whole genome shotgun sequence nucleotide sequence AAACAATGTGTTTGAGAGCTTTTGCAAACCTGTGTAGCCTGAGGTCAATATTGTAGCGCATTAAGACGACTGGCATATGTTCCAACTCTTGAAGGAATGGAAGAAATTCTTTTGGATCCCGCTGGGAGTTCAATGCGACAATAGCAGCAAGGTTCAAATCATAAAGGCCTAAAGCAGCCTCAAATACGACCTCAGCATCAGATAACCACAAGAGATGCTTCAGAGCTTCTTCGGCAGAAGGGTAAGACATTCTCCTAGGGTCATTAGAACTTGATAATTCCATTTCACGGGTAACTTTTATTCTCTCTAAAGCTTCTTCAATTGCTGGGGGATCACTACGAGCAAGAGTGGTCAAGATGCAAAGCTCCCTGGCGGGACTTTCAGGTAGTTGTTCCTCAAGAGCCTTCCTTATGGCCAGCAGGACAGAAGAAACCTTGTTATTTGCACAAAGACCCTTTGAATCCCTAGCTTGCACATCTTTAGTGTCCTTTGAGCAAGGTAAAGTTATGAAATCTTTGTATAGTCGCTCTGTAATATTCTCATTCTTTATAGCACAAACAAACTCAGTTATGTAGCTAAAATTATAAACCTGCCTGACAAACTCAGCAGCTGATTGGAGAAACACTTCCCAACCACAACGGTCAACGATGACATTGAAATCTATTCTATGCCGCCTCACCATGAGTAGTGCATCTTTGAAGCGTCCTTCGACCAACGCATTGACAATAGAGGCCAGGACTAATTTTCTAGGGTAAATGCATTCCAGGTTTCCCCGAGTTGTTTGTAATATGACAGCAGCTTCATCTCCATGCAGGACGCCAACAACTTTGGCACCTCTTTCCCATATATgtataaagtttttattttcttctcttctcctatTACCAGTGGGGATGAAGTCCTCATATTTCATGTCTAATTCTCCATGCAATATATCACCTATGCCAACAATACAGAGCAAATCCTGTTTAGTTGCAAGAATTAAATGCGTGATCACTTGATCAGCCAAATTAGAGTAAACCGAGAAACTGCTGCAATTGTTGCATAATATCCTCCCACCTACATGCAACCTGCCAAGATCATCAAGTCCAAAAGGCAAAGGCTTGAATGATCCACTGTCACCAACTGAAACCACACTCATCCAAGGGCAAGATGATGAAAAACTCATATCAACATGTTTCAGAGTTCCTATCCTAGTTGTATACTCGGATAGTTTTCCACCATCAAACTGAATAAATGCAGAACAGCTTTTGGTGGGATTGGAAGCAATTCCAACAACCAGTCCGTCTAGAGAGTTTTGACGCAAAACTTTTGCATGCCAGCCTGAGCATGTTGGTAAACCTGGGACATGATTCTCAGAGCATACAAGCTCAATTTCCTGCGAATAGAAGCCGAGAAGCCCATCCTCATTTGATGAAGTTCTGGACACGTAATGATTAAACCCATAATGCGAAACAGTAAGAAGTATATGTGAATCCAACCATATAAGATGCACAAGAGGTCCAAATACTGATTCAGAAACGGAAGCTTCAACAATAAATTGTTTGCCTTCTAGTTCTTCCCAAGTATCAGGTGAGGGAAGCTCTACAGCACACAAACAACCATCCGATAAAAAAGCAGCCAAACAGTTCTTAGAATTCTTGGAATAAAATGATATGTCTCGGACAGCACTCGGAAATTTCAGATTGAACAGATACATAGGAGGTGGCATAAGGTACAAAGAAAGGGGAGTAACAAGTATCTTGGAATCATCAATAACTAATGCCATTGAGTTCTCCATCACAGCTGCATTCCAGATGAAGTTGTCAATCGTGATATGGCCACCAAGAGTCCAACAAATCAACTGCAACGGTTTTGTTGGGTCCCACATGAACCTCACTCCATCCTGCTTCGAGTACCTAATTTCATGCTTTAAGTACCAATGATTATTGCTGAAAAACCAGATCTTTACAGCATCATGTTTTTCACATCTGACGACAGCTGCAAGAAGATCCGAAGTGCAATTCCACCTCATAATTTCTATTGTTGCATCCTTTTGCTCATTGATTCTGAACGAGCTTCTTTCCAACCCGTTCCTCTCAAAGAAAGCTATAGAGGGACACTCATCATCTGCTTTCCCGTCATAAACAGCCGCAATTTTCGCCCCACTTGGCATCCATTCTAAAACTGATCCCATAAACTCCTTTGATTCTGAAGTAGCATGTAACTCCCCTGTATCCCGTTCCCATACCTTAATCTCCTTAAGCAACGTAGTTGAATCACACACCTTGCTTAGCTTCGCAAAGTATTTCCCGTCACCCCGCCAAGAAACGGAACTCTCACATCTAGAAGACATAGTGGGTTGACCTGAAAACTACAGTCCAGTACTTCAATTTCCAAGTCAATCAAACAATACGAACAACCCAAACTAACCATCCTATGAGGTATGCAATAGGAGTGGCTATCTAAATAGCAACATCATATGCCTCCAGCTGGGAAAATGATTCCAGCCAAGCAATTATAAATTCATGGAATTAtaacccttttctttcttccatgtTAACCCAAAGATGACTTTTCAGCCGGGGTTTTCTTCATTATAAAGACCCACATCAGTCTCAAACTATCAAGAATCGTGTCTTATACAAATAGTAGTACCACACGCTATGCATGAAAGCTTGGaacaaccaaacccaagaaactaataacaacaataataattttttttttaaaaaaaagaaaagaaaagtggaaaGAAGTCCTTACGTACGTCAAAATCTTCAAGGGCAGCCTCTAGCTCAGTCTCGTACAACAAGTCCCAATCATGAGTCATGACCAGAACCTGCCCAAACCTATTGATGACAGCGAGCAAATCCCCGTCGGGACTAGGCGCGATGCACCTGATCCCACCCTCCACTCTACCAACCACCTGGGTTCCATTGCCGTCCACGCTGTGCAGCAACATGAGCCCACTCCAAGTCCCTATTATCAACGCCTCCTTCTCCATCAGATACTCCAAGGCAGTCATGTAGTCACTCGGCTCCAAGTCCACGGAATCCACCTCCGCAGGTAAGGACGTCTTGCTCCAGGCGCGCTCATTCTGCGAGGACAGAAAAGGAAATTCATATAATGTTGTGGTTCAGAAGAAATTAACAACGAAGAACGGGCGAAGGCATACTTGGAACGAGGAGAGGTGCGTGGTGTAGATGCGATTGGCGGAGGAGGCGAAGAACAGGCGGCTCCGCTCGATGTCGAAGGCCGATAAGAGTACgatttcttcttgttcttcttcctttgAGCTTAGTTCGAGTTTTGAAGATAGCTCCGAGTAGAGCTTGAGATTGTTCATTTTCTGGATCTCTCCGGAGAGCAAATCACAGAGAGGAAGAGATTTGTGTTCTGCTTCTGCCCTAGTTCTGTGAAATGGGGTTTTGAGGGTTTAAAGCTCTTCGAGGAGGTGGCGCCCGGGAATTCCGCGGTTCCAAATGCTATTGGGTTCCAGTAGTTATAGTAGTTGAAGAAATGGGCTGTCTGGGACTCGTAGAACTGAAAGCCCAGGTAAGCTGACTGAAGCTCAGTACGCTTTACTTTGAATACAAATTTAATTATGTAAATGCTAAATTAGTGAAATTTGTTATCAGCGTTTCTCAAAGtaatttaaaccttttttttttaaccctaattttaattaatttatcttATATTTATGAGAGACAAGGTAATTTAGTTATTTATATATTGTTTGGTTTAGAGTTTTCAAAACGTgcggcttaaaaaaaaaatgcacatttttttagtaaaatcaCGGTtcgacctttaaaatcgtgtgtttttaaaaacacagcctttacttgcaatttgaaaattatatttttttttcacatttttaaattgtcatttttaaaaaaaaatactcccaaATGGGACACTtcacgattttgtttaaaaattcacTTTTAGCATGCGAAATTGTAAgaccaaacatatttttaatttagaacCTAATTTAACTATAATCATTTGTTTATATCCAAACTCAAGTTGAAATTCGAGAATGACTTGTGAGCTCATTCAACGATAGTAAGGCGGAGCTCAAGTGGAAattgattaatttgattttagccgtaagattttttctttctttcttttgacaAGTGAAAAGCTGAATTTTAACAATCAAATCGATCTTGTATGGCATTCTAGAAGGGAAAAAGTTAAAGCAAGTAGGTATTTTGTTCAAAGTTTGGGGGACGAGTGATTGGTTCAATATTCTTGCTATTAGGCTGCTCGAATTACAAGCAATTCTTAGGGTTGCAAGATTAACCTGTTCAACTTGAGGTGGGGGACTTATCTGTCAGGAGCAAGTGAGTTTTGCAAACCTCCTCTCAATAGGCCTGCCTAAATTGCATGTAATTATTGCGGGTTTTGTGAATCAGTGGCTATACGTAACAATTACTTGATGAAACTGGCACTTTACCTTGTCAAATGAGAGAAGCATCTAACCGTTTACGAGAAACGTAAACTTGAAAATAGATCACTCCTGGGCCATTGTATGTCAACTATAAGTTTGACTCATGCAAGTCAAGCAAATTTAAAGACAAGATTTTATGATATTCACAATTTATCACGAAGTTATGCTCCTTTGGCGCTGTCAGGCCAAGGCCTTTGGAAGGGTATAATATATGTAAGCTTATGTATTATGTATAGACACTAAGGTTAGTGGCGTAGGGCAAAGTGGGACATGTTCAACATCGGATTCAAATTTACAACAATTTGTTGTTTGGATTGCTAGCAATCCCGACAGCAAATATGAGAGAACTCTTTTAAAGCTAATTTGTCCAAACAGAGAGGCGAGTTACTTGAAACTTGCTCGAGTAAATAAGTCCCATAAAAATTTTCACATTTACTCTGTGTCATCAAAAGTGAGCAGGTTTGAACAAGCATATAAGAATCAGTTTAACTTTCAAGGAGTTTCATCCATATTTCACCCATCTATCTGGATCGACTACCCGAATTACTAGCAATCCAAACATCAACACTGTTAGATATTTATATCCGTTTGACTACATGTCTATCTCCTAAATAGGAATGAAATGGAAAACTACAACTTTCCAAGAAATTTCAAGGTTTCCATGCAATTCACCAAGTCAAccaatctcaatttttttttttcttttaattattcgATAAGGGAAAAATGTTACAAAGGAGGatctttttcacttttaatctgaatgaaagaaagaatgagagACCCATTAGGAATGCTTCAAAATACAAGATAGAAAGCGGCCTACTTAACTAAATCATCTTCTCTAAAattagcactacaaaaaatttgaccCCACATGAGGCTGCAGTTTGAGCAGCCAACATGGCTGCATGAGCTTCACCGATTGAGGCATCATTAGTGAGCAAGCGCTTGGTAGCAACTTTGATAATGTtaccatcaaactatcaaaatcaCTAATAACCGCCGCTGTCACTGCAAAGTCGGTCGTCATTGCAATATTAAAATTGGTCTTGATGCTGCCAGATACGGGAGAGGACCAATGGGAGAGAGGTAGAATCTTGCCAAGCTAGAATCTGAGTTCTTGTAGTAGAAGAGATCTGCTTAATGGAGTTGGAAATGAAAATCACGGGCTGTACTGCATTGTGCCCTAAATGGTTCATAGTTACTGCtgcaaatatttgaaattttcgtGAAGAGAAGTGCTAcacttattaaattttattttattttttcaaaaatttaatttccAAATTATGTGTCAACGGGATCTACTATTTTAAAAAGATGGTGACACATTATTTATGAACCACTTTTGACGATGaaattttgagaaataaaaCATTTCCCTTTCGAGAATCTAGTCTTGGGATGGCAAACAATCTATGTGGTTTTACGATGGCTGAAATCCAAGCAGCAAAGGGTTGATAtcatttttgataagtagtaaTGGGTTGATATCATTACATCCAACTTTGATGATATCAATCCACAAAATGACTGTTAATCAGGGGAGACAAAGAGAAAAGACATATTAACAGGAAGACTATCCAGAGCATCGGACTGCAGATAATGGAGTAATCAAAATTCAGAAGTAATCCCATCTTCATTCCATCTATATTTGCAGTACAAAGATTTGGGTAATTACAATTGATCGATATGGTAAGACAGTACCCCACCCCATACACATGACAcaccccaacccccccccccccccccccccccccccccccaaaaaaaaagagtaaataaaatacaaaagagGGAAGAGGtcaaaaagtaaatgaaaaaccACCAATCCCAACTCTGACACCTCCTGTAAACCTTATCTTAAGCACCTGAGCCATATGCTGCCAACTTGATGAAAGCTAGAACCTCCGTTATTTTCTATCATGTATTTACTTCTGGAATTCCTTGTTGGACCTTTAACATCTTATAACTCTCCTAGCATTACTGGAACCCACTAACTTGTCAAAGAAGTTCAATTTAAAACTACAGGCCTCTCCTCACTTGTCAAAAGCAAAACTGAACCCAAGTTTTCCTAGAACAAATGCTGTGTTGCTAACCTGACATCCTAACTATTCTATATCTAAAATTGAAGTTCATCAAATtcaataccctttttttttgctGCTTCCACAACAGTGCTTGTATTTCCTATGGCCTTAGATAGGTTATAATTGGATTTCCACAACTTGACAGAGAATGGATATACTGAAAAGGCTCGCTCATAAAACCTCTCACAAATGGCCTCAATACCAGCAAGATTGCCCAAAATACCTGCAGCTTCTACCCATACATACTCTGGTGGTATTGGAATAGCATGAAAGATTGCACTGACCAAGGTTGAGCTTCCCCAGAACAAAAGACTGGCACAAGTAACATTGGTCGAGTTGTATTCTCTGCTTAACAGCTTACAGAGAGAAATTGCTAATAGGTAGTTGGACGGCAGTATCTCCAAGATGGATTCAACAAAATCCACCAAATTCTTCGAGTCACTAAACTTTTGGGTTAAAAGAGTTGGGCCATACCACACTTCAAGGATCGAGTTTACCAGAGAAAAATCAAATGAAACTGGACTGAAAATGTTACTAACTAGCTGCTGCACTCTTGATCTCTTGATGTCATCAATGAATTTTCTTGATAATGGCTCAGATATGAGGAAAGCAGAGGCATCATCCAGATAACCCTCCAAAACATTCTTGATCCCAATGATAGGGGGATCCTCCTTTGATAGTGATTCATTGGTGAGCAAAAAAGTGGCATGCTCTCTCAAGCAATGCTTAAAATATTCAGGAGTAGCAGCCTTCATCGCCTTGTCAATGGCTGAGCGAGCTTCAATGTGATCATTCTGCAATAGTTTAtggagagaaagattgagaTAACCAAACATTAAATCTATCTGGTTAGGATCGAACTTCGATGTTTCTGGACTTGATTTTGAAGCTAATGCTAGTAAGTGGCATGAATTACCACCATCCATGGGCTCCACTAATCCATTTTGAAGATATTGAACTTTCCAAACAGAGTGAAACCAATGGACCAAAAGTTCCTTTGCAACATCCAATCTTCCATTCTGGAGGGCATATTCAAAATATTGATTCCAGATACATTGAATTCCAGGGACCTCCTTCCTCCACTGACTAAGGGCTTCCTCGAAACCTTCAAAGCTCAGATCTCCAAAATCATGTTTCGGTGTCCGTGCTGATATTAGAACAAGTTCTAAGCAGGATGGATAcgatttaatatatttatccaACAAGTTTCTCACGCATTCTAAGCTGTCAAGTGCCACCATGCACATAATATGGTTGACAGCAAAAAGCTGTGCTGATCTTAGATTAATTTCACTTTTTTGTGATTCATTATAGATGTATGAATCAACAGAATCCACAGCCGCTTCCATGAGCTCGCGAGCCCTCTGTTTCTCATCATCTATTAGATTAATGGAAGGCCATTCGATTTCAAGGAGTTCTTTCTCACATTCAAACCTCTGTACTACAGCATCAGGCAGCTTCCTGTAAATAACTAAGTACACACAACAAACCCAGAATACACATTTATCAGAAAGTGTTAAGCATGCGAGAATATCTGAGAGTGACAGAGAATGGGGTTCATTGGAATTTGTCGAAGCAGGGAAGACCCCATAACTTCTCTGGATGGCCTTCTCAACATTCCCAGACATGCACAAAAAACCCATCATCTGCAAAAAGAGGTCTAAGATGCATGCACTAGCATGCATTCCATCCTTAGAATCAGATGCGCGGCTACAAAGTGCTTTGAGGGCAGAATCATATGCAACCAACCGGTCATCAAGATGTGTCCTACTGTTGATGTAAATGAGCCAGAGTTCATAAGATCCTTCATTAAGTTTGACCTGAAAAACAATATGAAAAGTGTTTTCATATGAAAGTTTAGGGTCAGTTCTCTGATGGAGAAGCAGAGgaaatgctttaaaaaaaaaaaaagagacaaataaccaaaacaaaacaaaatgacaGAAGAAGGTTTTCCTGTACGAAGAAACATTCTgcattaattttcaaataaaaccaAATGAATCTTCTCCCTGTTTCTAATTTTCACCAGACACTCTTTGTTCTTACATCTTTACCAACAGGAAGTCTATGACCTTGAAGCTCcaacacaaacaacaaaagaagcAAGTTTCTAGAGCTTGGAATGGTTACTAATTTCATTTTACACATTTATTGCTCAAACAAGTAAAGTTCCACTCTTTCTCTATGTGCAGTTGACAGATAGGTGCACCTCAAAAGGCAAcagttttcattattttttttatgataagtAAAAggcaacagttttaatttttaatttttttataagtaaaacgcaatagttttgattaattattacAGAAATTTCTAGAAACAGAAAATACGTATTGGAAGCTTAAGTATAACCACTTATCAAGCCAACCAAAAGAATACGTAGTTAACTAAAAGGATTTCTACTCTACCCTCCATACTAAACAGATGAAACAATAGATCAATACAATTAAGGATCCAGACGGTATATAGATTACATGAGTCAACAAAGATATACAAGTCAACCATGATAAATTTCAGTGTGATGAAGCAGTGCTATGGAGAATCAGGAAGTCCCATCACGTGTGTAGACGGCTACCATCAATACTTATAAGCAGgactaacaaacaaaaaccaatataCAGATACAAATTTCAAGTGTTTTCTTAGAGTTACCAACGTTAATAGCAACACCTATAGGGCTGTCTCCACACATGCAGAAACTCCCGAGTCTTCATAGCATACTCCATATAAGAGTAGgaaatatataataacatacCGCATGAGAGAACATGTCATCCTTCCCAACTGATTTCGTATTGCTATAGTAAATAAGCAGATAAAAAATCCAGAGTGTTACAGAAGTTGGATCAGTCTCAAGAGCTCGTGACAGCACATCGAGAGCCTGCAAAGCTCAAAAAAATGACAATGACACTTGACAGGAACTGAAGTTTCTAAAAATAATCATCACACTGCAGGTTAATATTTGAATGCATGACAAGAAAG carries:
- the LOC133863060 gene encoding elongator complex protein 1 isoform X3, whose product is MSSRCESSVSWRGDGKYFAKLSKVCDSTTLLKEIKVWERDTGELHATSESKEFMGSVLEWMPSGAKIAAVYDGKADDECPSIAFFERNGLERSSFRINEQKDATIEIMRWNCTSDLLAAVVRCEKHDAVKIWFFSNNHWYLKHEIRYSKQDGVRFMWDPTKPLQLICWTLGGHITIDNFIWNAAVMENSMALVIDDSKILVTPLSLYLMPPPMYLFNLKFPSAVRDISFYSKNSKNCLAAFLSDGCLCAVELPSPDTWEELEGKQFIVEASVSESVFGPLVHLIWLDSHILLTVSHYGFNHYVSRTSSNEDGLLGFYSQEIELVCSENHVPGLPTCSGWHAKVLRQNSLDGLVVGIASNPTKSCSAFIQFDGGKLSEYTTRIGTLKHVDMSFSSSCPWMSVVSVGDSGSFKPLPFGLDDLGRLHVGGRILCNNCSSFSVYSNLADQVITHLILATKQDLLCIVGIGDILHGELDMKYEDFIPTGNRRREENKNFIHIWERGAKVVGVLHGDEAAVILQTTRGNLECIYPRKLVLASIVNALVEGRFKDALLMVRRHRIDFNVIVDRCGWEVFLQSAAEFVRQVYNFSYITEFVCAIKNENITERLYKDFITLPCSKDTKDVQARDSKGLCANNKVSSVLLAIRKALEEQLPESPARELCILTTLARSDPPAIEEALERIKVTREMELSSSNDPRRMSYPSAEEALKHLLWLSDAEVVFEAALGLYDLNLAAIVALNSQRDPKEFLPFLQELEHMPVVLMRYNIDLRLHRFAKALKHIVSAGDAHFEDSMNLMKNNPQLFPLGLQLITDPAKRKQVLEAWGDHLSDEKCFEDAATIYLCCSSLEKALKSYRACGNWSGVLTVAGLLKMGKDEIIQLSRELSEELQALGKPGQAAKIALEYCGDVNGGVNLLISARDWEEALRVAFLHRREDLISEVKNASLECASMVIGEYEEGLEKVGKYLARYLAVRQRRLLLAAKVQSEERSMSDLDDDTASEASSNFSGMSAYTTGTRKSTTSSIISSATSKARDMRRQRKRGKIRPGSPGEELALVEHLKGMSLTAGARRELKSLLLSLVMLGEEEIARKLQRAGENFQLSQMAAVQLAEDTMSSDSIDEHAHTLEHYIVKVRTEVQNSEAFSWRSKIFVSP
- the LOC133863060 gene encoding elongator complex protein 1 isoform X2; protein product: MNNLKLYSELSSKLELSSKEEEQEEIVLLSAFDIERSRLFFASSANRIYTTHLSSFQNERAWSKTSLPAEVDSVDLEPSDYMTALEYLMEKEALIIGTWSGLMLLHSVDGNGTQVVGRVEGGIRCIAPSPDGDLLAVINRFGQVLVMTHDWDLLYETELEAALEDFDVRQPTMSSRCESSVSWRGDGKYFAKLSKVCDSTTLLKEIKVWERDTGELHATSESKEFMGSVLEWMPSGAKIAAVYDGKADDECPSIAFFERNGLERSSFRINEQKDATIEIMRWNCTSDLLAAVVRCEKHDAVKIWFFSNNHWYLKHEIRYSKQDGVRFMWDPTKPLQLICWTLGGHITIDNFIWNAAVMENSMALVIDDSKILVTPLSLYLMPPPMYLFNLKFPSAVRDISFYSKNSKNCLAAFLSDGCLCAVELPSPDTWEELEGKQFIVEASVSESVFGPLVHLIWLDSHILLTVSHYGFNHYVSRTSSNEDGLLGFYSQEIELVCSENHVPGLPTCSGWHAKVLRQNSLDGLVVGIASNPTKSCSAFIQFDGGKLSEYTTRIGTLKHVDMSFSSSCPWMSVVSVGDSGSFKPLPFGLDDLGRLHVGGRILCNNCSSFSVYSNLADQVITHLILATKQDLLCIVGIGDILHGELDMKYEDFIPTGNRRREENKNFIHIWERGAKVVGVLHGDEAAVILQTTRGNLECIYPRKLVLASIVNALVEGRFKDALLMVRRHRIDFNVIVDRCGWEVFLQSAAEFVRQVYNFSYITEFVCAIKNENITERLYKDFITLPCSKDTKDVQARDSKGLCANNKVSSVLLAIRKALEEQLPESPARELCILTTLARSDPPAIEEALERIKVTREMELSSSNDPRRMSYPSAEEALKHLLWLSDAEVVFEAALGLYDLNLAAIVALNSQRDPKEFLPFLQELEHMPVVLMRYNIDLRLHRFAKALKHIVSAGDAHFEDSMNLMKNNPQLFPLGLQLITDPAKRKQVLEAWGDHLSDEKCFEDAATIYLCCSSLEKALKSYRACGNWSGVLTVAGLLKMGKDEIIQLSRELSEELQALGKPGQAAKIALEYCGDVNGGVNLLISARDWEEALRVAFLHRREDLISEVKNASLECASMVIGEYEEGLEKVGKYLARYLAVRQRRLLLAAKVQSEERSMSDLDDDTASEASSNFSGMSAYTTGTRKSTTSSIISSATSKARDMRRQRKRGKIRPGSPGEELALVEHLKGMSLTAGARRELKSLLLSLVMLGEEEIARKLQRAGENFQLSQMAAVQLAEDTMSSDSIDEHAHTLEHYIVKVRTEVQNSEAFSWRSKIFVSP
- the LOC133863060 gene encoding elongator complex protein 1 isoform X1, giving the protein MNNLKLYSELSSKLELSSKEEEQEEIVLLSAFDIERSRLFFASSANRIYTTHLSSFQNERAWSKTSLPAEVDSVDLEPSDYMTALEYLMEKEALIIGTWSGLMLLHSVDGNGTQVVGRVEGGIRCIAPSPDGDLLAVINRFGQVLVMTHDWDLLYETELEAALEDFDFSGQPTMSSRCESSVSWRGDGKYFAKLSKVCDSTTLLKEIKVWERDTGELHATSESKEFMGSVLEWMPSGAKIAAVYDGKADDECPSIAFFERNGLERSSFRINEQKDATIEIMRWNCTSDLLAAVVRCEKHDAVKIWFFSNNHWYLKHEIRYSKQDGVRFMWDPTKPLQLICWTLGGHITIDNFIWNAAVMENSMALVIDDSKILVTPLSLYLMPPPMYLFNLKFPSAVRDISFYSKNSKNCLAAFLSDGCLCAVELPSPDTWEELEGKQFIVEASVSESVFGPLVHLIWLDSHILLTVSHYGFNHYVSRTSSNEDGLLGFYSQEIELVCSENHVPGLPTCSGWHAKVLRQNSLDGLVVGIASNPTKSCSAFIQFDGGKLSEYTTRIGTLKHVDMSFSSSCPWMSVVSVGDSGSFKPLPFGLDDLGRLHVGGRILCNNCSSFSVYSNLADQVITHLILATKQDLLCIVGIGDILHGELDMKYEDFIPTGNRRREENKNFIHIWERGAKVVGVLHGDEAAVILQTTRGNLECIYPRKLVLASIVNALVEGRFKDALLMVRRHRIDFNVIVDRCGWEVFLQSAAEFVRQVYNFSYITEFVCAIKNENITERLYKDFITLPCSKDTKDVQARDSKGLCANNKVSSVLLAIRKALEEQLPESPARELCILTTLARSDPPAIEEALERIKVTREMELSSSNDPRRMSYPSAEEALKHLLWLSDAEVVFEAALGLYDLNLAAIVALNSQRDPKEFLPFLQELEHMPVVLMRYNIDLRLHRFAKALKHIVSAGDAHFEDSMNLMKNNPQLFPLGLQLITDPAKRKQVLEAWGDHLSDEKCFEDAATIYLCCSSLEKALKSYRACGNWSGVLTVAGLLKMGKDEIIQLSRELSEELQALGKPGQAAKIALEYCGDVNGGVNLLISARDWEEALRVAFLHRREDLISEVKNASLECASMVIGEYEEGLEKVGKYLARYLAVRQRRLLLAAKVQSEERSMSDLDDDTASEASSNFSGMSAYTTGTRKSTTSSIISSATSKARDMRRQRKRGKIRPGSPGEELALVEHLKGMSLTAGARRELKSLLLSLVMLGEEEIARKLQRAGENFQLSQMAAVQLAEDTMSSDSIDEHAHTLEHYIVKVRTEVQNSEAFSWRSKIFVSP